Part of the Caretta caretta isolate rCarCar2 chromosome 7, rCarCar1.hap1, whole genome shotgun sequence genome is shown below.
ccactGCCGCAATCATGGCAGCGGCCGGAgtccccggccctttaaatcaccactggagccccGGGTGGCAcgggccaggtggcctggaagggctggctaGGGGATgctgacacccccccccgccctgccctctccacctgaggccccgccccttccgagttactttcacccctgcttgtAGCTCTTATTGGGCTTCTTTGAACAGAACTTCCAAATCTTCCCTTACCCCAATCACCACTCACAGTATGAATCAACAAGGCCCAAATAGCTCTCAGAAATCTCCCCTCGCTACTATCCTGCCATCACTCTTTTTAAGGCACTTTTACACTGCTAACATGGAtggtataaaggggccttagtgcaAATGAGAACCAGGTCCTAAGAATCTTGACCTCAGAGGTGTATCTCCTACACAGAGACGAAACAACAACCTACTTACAGATGCTTATGTGattattctctttttattactcACAGATCTACAGGCTTGACAATGCATCTCCATCAGCCTTTCAAAGCTCTAGTGCTGGCCATGGCATTGATGATGGCATCAGGTGGGGATATAAATAAACATGAAGAGTACATGAATGCATGCCCAGTCATTCAATGTTGTGCTCCTGGAACCAATGGTTTACCAGGCAGAGATGGAAGAGATGGGAAAGAGGGTCCCAAAGGAGAAAAGGGAGACCAAGGTACAATGCTATAATCATTTACCGAGATTATATCTGTGACCTGTCTATCAGTCCCCTGGGCGTTATCATCCTTTGTCTTCTGCCTTCCCTGGCTCCTTCTCtgattctgtctctctcttggacctttaaatgttctctctctcctctggctgCTTTTAAGTATGCTCTTTTGTCCCCTTTCATGAGAAAAACCATGCAGCAGTTTCACTTTCCCCTCTAGCTTTGACACAAACCCTGCAGGCTGTTCCATGCAGGCAGGCCCTTGTGCCCAGTCAGAGCCTCATTAACTTCTAGGAGGCGCTCTAGAGATGTGGGGATCTGCTTGCACAGAGCAGCTTTCAGCAGCAGGGCCCATGTTTACAAAGCACTGTAATACATTTACAATGCTATTCCATGTATATGTGATTTATAAGAAGAATAGTTGATTAACAGTTATcctcacagaatcacagaagttaGAGCTTATTTGTAGATCTCACAGCAGGTTTGTTTCCTAAAGTGATTTATCGAATGCTTTGTCCAGTCCAATTTTGAATATCCCagtggagctggttgggaatttttcatcaACATATTTTTTTGCTAACTGATTTCTTTTTAACCAAACACTAGGAGCCGGACTGAGAGGTTTGCAGGGTTTCCCTGGAAAGGCAGGACCTCAGGGAGCAAAAGGAGATCAAGGACCACAAGGCGAGAAAGGACAAAAGGGAGAAAGTGCAAGTGAGAAGTTGACTATCTCTTACTCAGGTATTCTGGTCAATATCTGTTGTCACGTTTTGCATGGAGAAATTTGATAGGCTCATGGAATGTCCTCTATTTTTTTGTCACTATTTGGGGGCGAAGAGGAGGGTATGCTCTCCCAAAGCTCTGGGGAGAATGAATGGTAATCGACATGGCACAACTactgttactttcacccctgcttgtAGCTCTTATTGACAAACCGAAGCAATATGGAAATATTCCCTGAAACATATTCACATGACTCACCTTTGCCTACAGAGGAAATACTAGGGGATGTGTTATTTTTATCTTCTCATCTTTTAAGATAAcggatatttttttcccttttgctcctcttcccattcatattttctctttgctttccatctttgtgtgaaacACATTTGTTGCTCTGTagaaacacactttaaaaaaaacattctaaatagaaaaaaattatcCCTAGAGATATCCCACACACTGCTGACTGATTCTGAGTAAGTGGAAGTGGTGACCATTGGCAGAGAGAAGATCCCCATCTGATTAGTGTGTGTGTACCAGTACCCAGTTTGAAATGATGTTTGAGTTCCCAGTGAAGAAAGCAAAGACGTCATtttttagagctgggtgaaatttttcattcaaaattttttttcaacaaaaaatgctgatttggctcaaccaaaacattttttcaaatctGTGTCAGTTTCACTCAATTATTTTGGTGcgggaaaacaaacaaattttgaaaaagtctgaaatgttttgttttgacactttttaaatgaaaattcaggttttttaattcaaaattattttttgattcaaatttttcttcaatttcattaaaaatgttaaaagctcAAAATCAAAATAGCACATTTTCCACAAAATGTGGGGGGTTGTTTatctgttggtttgttttttgttcttctttttgtggtttaattgcaaaattgccagtgaaccaaaaaatcagttatcacCCACCTATAATCATGTTGTGACTATTTTGGGAGCTGGGCACCCCTGATTAGGGCACCATGCAGCCCACCCATCCCATAGCAGCTAGGCAACTGGCCAGTCCAAAGGCAATGATTGTatggtaatttttaaatgatttattacATGACTCCCCAACTGTTTTTCTTAGCATTTGATGCTCTTCAAAGACAAGTCGCTGCTTTGGAAAAGAACATCCAGACTCTTCAAGCTGACGTTAGAAGACACCAAAATTGTGAGAtatgtttacattattttatttttggggtggagggaggggaagggggaatctTTGCAAGTAAAGGGGTGATAATAGCAGCTTAAACACTGTACTGCCTTCTCCCACACACTGTTCCTAACAAATGGTCTTCAATCCTAGCCTGCCTCAACAGATAGATTCCTTCCAGTGCCAGCCATGCCAGCATCCAGTTATTACTAAGTCACACCCAGTTATTGTGCAAGGGCTTTGTTACATGAACAAATGCCCACACAGGCGATCGCCCAAGAGTCTTCTCGATGCTAATGTCTGTCTAAAAATTTCCCACCACTGCACTACTACTGGCTCAGCTCcactggtggtggcagtgatgaGAGCTCTAATGAAGAGGGTCCTAGGCATCATTGCCACAGGGATGTCCAGGGTGAAAGGGCCCAGCTGGTTGCTTAGAGTGGGTTGTCTTCATCTGCTCTAAGTAGGCTTAAATGACACAGTAAATAAAGTATAAGTTTCCTGTCTTCGCTAGCTCTTCTACCATATATGCCCGAGGTGAATTTTCCCCCATTTTAGTGCAACAGTGGGAAATGCTACTGTGTATTCATCTCCCTTTCTCTGTAGTACAATTTTTTAACATGGTTTTTCAGTCAAAAACTTTCCATTCATATTGGTCCTGGAAATCATTCAAGAAACCAGCTCGCTGATGTTCTGTTTCCAAATAGTTGCTGCTAGCACAGTTTCATCGGTAACATTGGCAGAAGTCACATTATTTGTATAACTGTCGTTTGGTTACTTACAAAGTGCAATTCATGTGCCTAATGTTTTGTGGATAAATTTTCACAGAGAAATTAACTTCCCCCATAACACATGTACAATTTTCATTTAATGATCTCTTTGGTTTCTAGTTTTCTCTTTGCAATGGGTCAAGAGTGTTGGTAAGAAAACATTTATGTCAACGGGCAGAAAAGattcttttgaaaatggaaaatccCTGTGCGCAAAAGCTGGAGGTGCACTCGCCTGTCCACGCAATCAGGCTGAGAACACAGCCTTGCGAGAAATACTGAAGGCTTCCGAAGAAGCATATTTAGGAATATCTGATGTGCAAACTGAAGGCAGATTTGTGTATCTGAATGGAGAACCTGTAACTTACACAAACTGGAACACAGGAGAACCAAACAATAATGGGAACGAAGACTGTGTTGCAATGTATGACACTGGAAAGTGGAATGACCTGGATTGTTCAAATTCAAAAGTATCCATTATTTGTGAATTTTAATCTTTTCCCATGATACGTTAGTTCTGTCACATTCCAAAGTCCATTTAAAGCAATGGAAATGCTCCAATTGACTTACTGGGTAGAGCTGAATAAATAATGGCTTTTTCAGTTGAgtgaccaaactgaaaaatctagGCTGGGGGGAGAGTTAAATTCAAACTGAcaccaattattttttaaaaattttccatcTCATTGTAAAACTTGAAAAAATGTCATTTAGCATTGACCGGAATGTTTTGGTGAACTCGCAATAATTCAATTATTCATTTGGATTTGATTGTTTTCAGGTACTTTTCAATTGCTCAGATTTGAATTTGAAATgctgttttgaaacaaaatgtcaaaataaaacatttcgacatggtcaaaatgaaaatgtttcaacttttaaaaaaatcaaatttgacCCAAATTCTCAAATAGTTTTGGATCACTGACATTTTCGACAAAAAAATCTATTTGCTGGAATTCACCCAGATCTACTAATGGACTAAGGGCCCCAGAGTTTAATTCGAGGATCAGGAAGTTTTATATCTAGTCTAATCACAAGGGTATATAGAGTGTAAGAGATCCAGAGCTGCAGATCACAACTGGATGACAAAGGGCTGCAAAGGTGATAACATTTCCAGTCTGGCATGAGGGAAGTATATTCAAAAGATGCGAAGAGTGTTGAATAGGTGTCATCATTTATTTTGTTCAAATAATATGCCATCGAGGGACAAAACCCTGTATAGTTATTTATTCTCTCTCATGCTTCTGCACTAACCTGAAGTATTGTCATCCCCTGAGTACCCTGCACTGGAAGAAGTGCTTCTTTCTTTGTCGATGGTTACTGGTTCAGATGACCATGTACCAAAGCAGCCGTTCAAATATCTAGGGAGTGGCTATGCAGTATTGCTTGCTTTGTGGTCAGGCAGGAAGGCCTCTTCTGTCCCCACACAACCTAGAAACAGTCACAGTTTGTTCTGAACTGCTTTGTGCACACAGGACGTTCCCCTAAAGAGGGCACTGAGTAACCAAAAACAGAGCATCTTGACAGTTGTTTTCTCCTTGCCATAAGGAGATTCAGCCTAGAATTCCCTGATGAAAACTTAAAGGTAATTGTTCATTCATTAGGAATTAAGTTGCGTTGAATGTAATAGTGCTAATGCTAATGAGTTCATTTGGTGCTCGTTGATGTACCTTCTTCCGGGTTCCTGTATAACTAAGCATGAGGAAAGCATTTGATAATGAACCAGCATCCCATGGTTGTTCTCTTTAGGAACAATCACAGTTCTCAGCTTAGAGTTAAGATGCAAGGTTGGAGCACTCTTACTACATCATGCTATTGGTACATTCTTGTCCCTTTTTGTACGTAAATAACTGGCAATGCATAATGTCCACGGTCCTATGTGATTTCAGCCTCTAGTGATGACATGGCTCCTAATGTGTGTTTACTCTAGTACTAAAATTAACTGAAATAATTATCACGTAGAAGTTTGAATGCTATTATGTCCTGTGGATCCTTATGCTCCATAACAAAAAATCATTAACATGCAGAGAATTCCTGGAGTATTAGCCATTTTCATAGTTTTCCATGCAGCTAGCGAAAACTGCAACATGCTATAAGATAGATCTTAAGCCCTGTATCTGGTCAAGAGAAGAATATAAcattaaaatacatttacatGTGTCCTATGTGTCATCAAAATTACAATCCAAGAGGAAgatgcttttttgaaaatctcgtttgacttgcagaaaatGCAGCTCACCATTTGAATGCAGCAGAAGGCAGGAGACTCTCAATGTTGTTACATTACATCCCAGGGCTTAACTCCTTCATATTCTCTCAAAATTGGCCTAAGTGTGATTTAAGTGACTCAGAGGCTattgctggccctctgcatagaGGAAACTTTCACCCACTATGCACTGTGATGAGGTGACCACAACTCTTGCTGGATTAGACAGAGAAGAGCTTAATTCCCTGCAAAGGGAGCCAAGCCTAGACTTTGTCACACCCTATCAAACTTGCTGGGTTTGGTAATTAAGGAAAGTGTTTCCATCTGGGCATGAAGACCAACCACTTTTGGTCTTGACCAGGAAAAAGCAGGAATTGTCCagctcttcctctccccagcctaaGGAGACATCAGAGCTGAGCAGGTTTCAGGACTGAGAGACAACAGGGGGCTGGAATGAGGACTATTGCAGTCCTGTCAGAGGATGGTACCATTGGACTGAGTGTACAGCTGTGGCTGTTATGTTTTTCTTTACTTTATTTGTCTTAGAAGCAGACAAGACAACCTGCGTAGGAAGAATGAAGTGGATGTTTGAAGCTGAAGCAGATGACTGCTTCATTAGTTGGGGTGTTGGGGACATGGCATGTAGTTAGATGGAGAACTCTCCTACATATCAGTGGTGCCTCCTGAAAGCGCTGAATGGGCACCCCCACAACCAAAATGGAAAGGACTCTTTCTGAAGCTCAGCACTGTGTTTGACTGGTGTGGTTTTCTGTTTGGACTTTTATACCCTGGGAGGGGAGTACTCTTTAGTTTGGCCAGAGAGCGAACTGCCCTACCAGCAGAAGAAGTCTGCAAGAGGACactgagcatctcctgctgactaAGGGGTAAGACAGCCCCAGACAGCACAAAACGCTATTCTTATCTCTTAACAGAACTTAATATACAATGGTTCTGAAATCACAGCTGTCTAAGATACATTGTTAGACTGGCAACTGACACTGAAAATCACTAGCACCATTCACTACTATGAAGTCATTCATATGGCACCTAATACATTCCTTTCCCTTTCCAAGAGTAAACGCCAATCCTGCAAACTGCCAGATTTAGGTTCTGATTCTCCAAGGTGCCAAACACCTGTAATTCGAACTAAAATCACTGGGAGATATGGGTGCTCACCAGCTCATAAAATCAAGCTGTAGGGCTCCTATTCAGGAAAGAATTTAagaatatgcttaactttaagccaatgcttcagtgttttgctgaatcaaggtCATAGCCTAACAAACAGaaatagccccactgacttcactcatcctttcaatgggactactccaaTCACTTGGTAGTAAGTTTTTATAAGACTCAGCCCTTAATTTTTCACCCATCTTCATGCAAAATCCTCTAGTAAAATCCTCCTGGGAATCTGGACCCATGCACTTGAACAAACGCAAACTCATGCAAACTATCTTCACTCCACTCCTATTGCACTCTTACCACTAGGTGGCATTATAACACATAACATGTATATGCAAAATGTTGTAAGAACTCTTTGTTCCAAACCAGTCAGCCAGAAAGGAAGTAACCAACTACACCTATCTCTTGGGGAAGGAATTTGAACACGAATTTTCTTCTCAGTCATTCTGCTGATAGCCAGATAATCAACACTTTGGAAGTCTGAGGGTTTGTCAGCCTCTCAAAATATATAAGTGTTTTGAATTACAAAGCTAGTTGACATTCACAAAGCCCTCCCTTCTCAACAGCAGTATTgctaaccccaagcattcaaaaatcatgagtcaagaaCCAAAAACTCATTAGATTAGCTTTAAAAtcataagttttttttaaaaataatatgttTAGGGTTCTCTTGATTTTCCTTCTGCGTTATGAGTCTTTAAGTTTAatattttcaacctttcctctgcaaccatgagggttaGAAATCTTTTTCTAAGAGTCATACATAGTCACCTGgagctttaggaaaaacttcaaatagcatgtttcagagtagcagccgtgttagtctgtatccgcaaaaagaaaaggaggacttgtggcaccttagagactaacaaatttatttgagcataagctttcgtaacccttctgcccgtcagagttggcagcaacaagggccgggttcagtagcTAGGGGTTCCAtgccaataacacaatgcaaattaCACAAtatggctcaagcccccacccagtgacctgggacaaatatataacccccccgctgggcacctctaagaggcaatacttcccctctcgcaagcacagagtctgagtgtagcaaaagccttttaataactgagagaaacaatgtgacattattttggggaaacaccaccaacaggattcataacacaacccaccagcaaaaacaaaccccaagcaaattggggagtgtcctttccctttggttcttgagtccagcaacccaaagtcccaaaagtccaacaacccaaagtctctgtccctggtcagtgcagcaccagagttcgaaagtttatcttcagagttttacctcccaacctgggtggagatggggggaatgcaaccgatgaagtgagctgtaggtcacgaaagcttatgctcatataaatttgttagtctctaaggtgccacaagtcctccttttcttttttcaaatagcaTGAGACTCAGCCATAATGTACAGTGTAACCCTCTCTTTTTCAAGGATGAGACAACTGGAAAAATGAAGGACACCTATATTCTCAGCTAAAGTGATTTCTGTGTTACACTTAAGGGACAGAATCATCACCCAAAAGCTAACCTAGCAGAAGCTGGCCCTTGTCAGTTGACTTGTACATGAAATACATAATGTTAGAGTTACATTAAGATAAGTATGTATATCTGTCCAGTTTAATAGATAGACATGTTTGTATGCTATTCACCTAATACCGTTTTTTTATAATATGCACTGTGTACAGATCTCTCCACTCTGGGCCTTTCAGTATGTTCTGTAGACTAGAATAGAACATGAAAGAATACTACATTTCCTCACTGCAAACACTGGATCtgaaaaacagaagcagagaggcCATGAAAGAAGGCGAAAGAGACAAATAATGAAAATATGAATTGTTGCTTAAAAATTTGTGTTGTctcgtggggggggggaggtgaagaCTCTAAAGCAGCAAAAATAAAGTTGTTGAAAATGTTGAGAAAAAAATTTTTAGCAGTATCTTTCTACTTCCATCCAAGTCTAAATCCACTGTTCTGTAGCAATCCTATTCTCTTCCATGATACAGTAACAGCTCATTGTGGTATTCATTTTATATCTTCTTTATTATTATGACTAGTGAAATCTTTCTTTGCACAGACCAGGCCACAGGAAGCCACGTAACAGCAGTAGAAAGGTAATTACTGGTACTGGAGAAGGATATACATTTTCTAGAGCATACGGCAGATCTCCATTATATTTTCCTTGTCATCGTTGGTAACACACCTTGGTAATTCTCAAGTGAAATGTGTTCCTTTTCTTCATTAATTGGTGTCCTGCAGCTATGAAAACTAGGGCTTTTAAAAGTTTGTGTGTGAGTTTTTAGTTAATATTTATGATATGAAAATGCAGGAAAGTCTTCAGTCCCTAAAAGACAGGCCTCAGATATTTATGACAAGAAAGAGACATTCTACTTGATATGAAGAATCCTGTTGTTCTCCTGGCTACAGGGATCAGAGAGTAATTTGGTCTCTCATCTGAGACTGACTCCAGAGCATTGTGGTGGCTGTTGTGACCTGTTCACTTGGAGTTTAACAAAGACAATCCACATATTATATATCCAATAGGCTATTTATCAGCTATTAGATAGCATCAACTTTCAGTTACTGATCAGCGCTATATTTGGACAGCTATCTTGCAGAAAATGTGAATGGTTTCATCTCCCCTGGCCAAATATCTGAACCATCCAGTTTCCCGTCAATAAGCATCAAAAATAATCTAAGATACGCCACACACATGTGACAGACATGAGAAATCCATTTGTGTGGGCAAAAGACTTATACCTGAGAATGATAGGAGCCATCTGTATCACTTGAGGTATTTGCCTATAATAtatgtctctctttttttaaattcatacttTGTTAAAAAAGATCTTGATTTTAAATTCTAAAAGTGAAGAAGCAAACACCGTAAATAGAGTGACAATTTCAGAATTCCCTGCTTACATCCATTCCTTGGAATGAATCTATATTCTCAATTATTTTTAaccaaataaaaatgttatagAATCATATATAAGTATTGTGATTTGGAATAATTAGGGGACATTTGACATTTGAAACTGAAATGTCTATTTGAATCAACATTTTCTAATTGGTGGGCTTGACCAgaacaattatttatttattttattttatttatttactggtTTTTCATTTTGTCTAGAAAAAATGGGAGGGAAAATTTGTTGGTtagaaaataatcatttttaatgtatttttttcagttcagacaccaaaactgaaaaatcaaCGGTTCACTCAGCTGTAGGTATAAGTCTTATTTCTTGGATCTGTCATCGGAGATAACCCTTCAATCAGCTTCTCTCTCAGAGGGCGTTGAAGTCTTTGATCTCTTGGGCCTGGGTTTGATCCCACTTCTCTTGTTCTGGAGCTCTCTCAGAGGTCCCATGTCTTCTGCTGGAGATTGCCTCCTCTAGGGATAGCAGCTCCTCATCTCAGACATGCCacagccagccacttctgggcctcagttttgcCTTTACTAATAACAGGCCCAGCTCTGGTGTAAATTTAGAGTATCTCAAATGGCTTTAATGGAATTATCCTGGCTACACACAGGTATTAGTGAGTATAATTTGGCCCAGAAGATCTGCAGACTTCCCACTAAACTATGATGTCTGATCACCTACACAAAAGTGATATCATAGCTGTGATGATGAATTCAGTGAATCTCTCTCATATTGTTGATGGATCGCAGGCTGTCCTTTTCAGAATAGACAAAATAATTTCAGGATTATGGAGAGTATGGAAAATAGTAACTGGCATGTTCATTAATAGTTAGTGCCTGAACTCATGCAGGAGTTTCAAGAAATATCAGCTGTGTCCAGAGTCCTGACCTTTTCACCGCCCACTGTAGGGTTGCCTTTTTAGCAGATCCTAAGCAacagagagggggaagagagagattgaGCAGGAGGCTTAATGCAGAGTCCCTGATGACCACTTAATTGTTCATTAATTATAAATGAATTTGTAGTTGCTGTAATAGCACTTAATGAGGTGGTTATAATTAGTGACAATATGACTGGCTGATATACCTGCACAGGAGTTCCTGTGCAATTCACCCTAAGAGCAGCATTTGTTAATCAGTTACTGGGGCTGGCTTTCTACAGAGAGTGCATAGTTTGGAGCTGAATGCAGGCTTAGGGGGACCTATCTTGTCACATGGGAGAAAGCACCTGCAAAGCTCCTTTCCCCCCCCTGTATTTTGAAAGCATTTATTCTAAATTAAAATTACAAGACAAATagaaaattatttcatttataaGCTGCAAATACCATAGGCACCAGCTAATTTAATCCACCAAATATTATCCATATTGTTTCTATTTCAATATATAAATGATTCACAGAAAAAGTTGATTTTGCCTAGGGCATCAAGAAAGTTGATCGGTCTGTTATGGCATGTTTCCTGTTatggggaagggaaggcagcACCATCCCTTTGGCCCCTATACTGCTGTTTCATCTGAAAACATGTGGAAGGAAGAAACTTATTCTCAAAACTCCATGGCTTTCCTGAAACAGAAATTGCATCATCGCTTGCATGGTGTCAGCACAGCACCACTGCACAAA
Proteins encoded:
- the LOC125640369 gene encoding mannose-binding protein-like, which encodes MHLHQPFKALVLAMALMMASGGDINKHEEYMNACPVIQCCAPGTNGLPGRDGRDGKEGPKGEKGDQGAGLRGLQGFPGKAGPQGAKGDQGPQGEKGQKGESATFDALQRQVAALEKNIQTLQADVRRHQNFFSLQWVKSVGKKTFMSTGRKDSFENGKSLCAKAGGALACPRNQAENTALREILKASEEAYLGISDVQTEGRFVYLNGEPVTYTNWNTGEPNNNGNEDCVAMYDTGKWNDLDCSNSKVSIICEF